The following proteins are encoded in a genomic region of Mustela erminea isolate mMusErm1 chromosome 3, mMusErm1.Pri, whole genome shotgun sequence:
- the SMIM15 gene encoding small integral membrane protein 15, protein MVELKKKTTNKQGSSEIVIGPLIIPGQSWKEVLKHKTATKMFDIKAWAEYVVEWAAKDPYGFLTTVILALTPLFLASAVLSWKLAKMIEAREKEQKKKQKRQENIAKAKRLKKD, encoded by the exons ATGGTAGAGCTAAAAAAGAAGACGACAAACAAGCAAGGGTCATCTGAAATTGTAATTGGCCCATTAATAATCCCAGGACAAAGTTGGAAAGAAGTACTCAAGCATAAG aCGGCTACAAAGATGTTTGATATAAAGGCTTGGGCTGAGTATGTTGTGGAATGGGCTGCAAAGGACCCATATGGCTTCCTTACAACAGTTATCCTGGCCCTTACTCCATTGTTTCTAGCAAGTGCAGTACTGTCCTGGAAATTGGCCAAGATGATTGAGGCCAgggaaaaggagcaaaagaagaaacaaaaacgtCAAGAAAATATTGCAAAAGCTAAACGACTAAAAAAGGATTGA